The genomic interval AGGACAACTAATAGTTGGGTTTATATTATCAGTCACGGTTACAGTATAAGAACAAGTTGCAAAATTCCCAGCCGCATCTTCAGCTCGGTACGTTACAGTGGTTGCGCCTAAATTAAAAGTTTGAGTTCCAATATTGTTAATTCCTGTTGTAGCAGAAGATCCTGTTGTAGCTCCCGTTAAAGTCCAAGTCAATTTGGTTACAGCACAATTATCTCCAGTAGTTGGATTTGGAGTGATCACACTAGCGGTACAGCTAGCAGCTCCTACATTTTGAGTAATGTTAGCAGGACAACTAATAGTTGGGTTTATATTATCAGTCACGGTTACAGTATAAGAACAAGTTGCAAAATTCCCAGCCGCATCTTCAGCTCGGTACGTTACAGTGGTTGCGCCTAAATTAAAAGTTTGAGTTCCAATATTGTTAATTCCTGTTGTAGCAGAAGATCCTGTTGTAGCTCCCGTTAAAGTCCAAGTCAATTTGGTTACAGCACAATTATCTCCAGTAGTTGGATTTGGAGTGATCACGCTAGCGGTACAGCTAGCAGCTCCTACATTTTGAGTAATGTTAGCAGGACAACTAATAGTTGGGTTTATATTATCAGTCACGGTTACAGTATACGAACAAGTTGCAAAATTGCCAGCCGCATCTTCAGCTCTGTATGTTACAGTGGTTGCGCCTAAATTAAAAATTTGAGTCCCAATGTTATTAATTCCTGTTGCAGCAGAAGCCCCTGTTGTAACTCCTGTTAAAGACCAAGTCAATTTGGTTACAGCACAATTGTCAGCGCTAGTTGGATTTGGAGTGATTACACTAGCGGTACAGCTAGCAGCTCCTACATTTTGAGTAATGTTAGCAGGACAACTAATAGTTGGGTTTATATTATCAGTCACGGTTACAGTATAAGAACAAGTTGCAAAATTCCCAGCCGCATCTTCAGCTCTGTATGTTACAGTGGTTGCGCCTAAATTAAAAGTTTGAGTTCCAATATTATTAATTCCTGTTGTAGCAGAAGCTCCTGTTGTAACCCCTGTTAAAGACCAAGTCAATTTGGTTACAGCACAATTATCTCCAGTAGTTGGATTTGGAGTGATCACGCTAGCGGTACAGCTAGCAGCTCCTACATTTTGAGTAATGTTAGCAGGACAACTAATAGTTGGGTTTATATTATCAGCCACGGTTACAGTATACGAACAAGTTGCAAAATTGCCAGCCGCATCTTCAGCTCTGTATGTTACAGTGGTTGCGCCTAAATTAAAAATTTGAGTCCCAATGTTATTAATTCCTGTTACAGCAGAAGCCCCTGTTGTAACTCCTGTTAAAGACCAAGTCAATTTGGTTACAGCACAATTATCTCCAGTAGTTGGATTTGGAGTGATCACGCTAGCGGTACAGCTAGCAGCTCCTACATTTTGAGTAATGTTAGCAGGACAACTAATAGTTGGGTTTATATTATCAGTCACGGTTACAGTATAAGAACAAGTTGCAAAATTGCCAGCCGCATCTTCATCTCTGTACGTTACAGTAGTAGTTCCTAAATTAAAGGTTCTAGTACCAATATTGTTAATTCCTGTTGCTACAGAAGCTCCTGATGTAACCCCTGTTAAAGTCCAAGTCAATTTGGTTACAGTACAATTATCTCCAGTAGTTGGATTTGGAGTGATCACGCTAGCGGTACAGCTAGCAGCTCCTACATTTTGAGTAATGTTAGCAGGACAACTAATAGTTGGGTTTATATTATCAGTCACGGTTACAGTATAAGAACAAGTTGCAAAATTGCTAGCCGCATCTTCAGCTCTGTACGTTACAGTAGTAGTTCCTAAATTAAAGGTTCTAGTTCCAATGTTATTAATTCCTGTTGCAGCAGAAGCCCCTGTTGTAACTCCTGTTAAAGACCAAGTCAATTTGGTTACAGCACAATTATCTCCAGTAGTTGGATTTGGAGTGATTACACTAGCGGTACAGCTAGCAGCTCCTACATTTTGAGTAATGTTAGCAGGACAACTAATAGTTGGGTTTATATTGTCAGCCACGGTTACAGTATACGAACAAGTTGCAAAATTGCCAGCCGCATCTTCAGCTCTGTATGTTACAGTGGTTGCGCCTAAATTAAAAATTTGAGTCCCAATGTTATTAATTCCTGTTGCAGCAGAAGCCCCTGTTGTAACTCCTGTTAAAGACCAAGTCAATTTGGTTACAGCACAATTATCTCCAGTAGTTGGATTTGGAGTGATCACACTAGCGGTACAGCTAGCAGCTCCTACATTTTGAGTAATGTTAGCAGGACAACTAATAGTTGGGTTTATATTGTCAGCCACGGTTACAGTATACGAACAAGTTGCAAAATTGCCAGCCGCATCTTCAGCTCTGTAAGTAATGGTGGTTATTCCTAAGTTAAAGGTTGTAGTACCAATATTGTTAATCCCTGTTGTAGCAGAAGCTCCTGTTGTAACCCCTGTTAAAGTCCAAGTTAATTTGGTTACAGTACAATTATCTCCAGTAGTTGGATTTGGAGTGATTACACTAGCGGTACAGCTAGCAGCTCCTACATTTTGAGTAATGTTAGTAGGACAACTAATAGTTGGGGTTTCAATATCTACCCCCACATTAATAGTTCTTGTTTCAATATTTGTCGCTAACGAAGCAGTTGTAACTTCCAATGAAACTAGATATTGCCCTATTATTAAAGGGCTAAATGAAGTTGCAGTTGTTTGAGAGCTATTAGTAAGGGTTCCTGAAGTTATTGTTGTAGTTGTACCATTCGGGTCTCTAAGGTTCCATTTATAGGTAACATTGGTTTCTGTTCCAGTATAGCCTCCCGTTAAATTAACAGTGGTACATGCGGAAGATGCAACGGGATCAGCTGCTGGATTTGTTATTTGCGCATTTACATTCCCTCCAGATGCAGCAACTTCACCGAATGTATAAACACTAGAGCCTCCACCTACACAAGCTGCATAACGTGTAGTTCCTATGTAAATCTCGTCGTTGTTATTGCATTGTCCCGTGAAATTACCTCCGTTTTCTAGAGTGATTACAGCTGAGGTGGGTAAATTTAATCTAACTTTAGTTAAATTAAAATTCAAAGCACCTCCGTTTATGTCTAAAGTTGTGGTTGATAATGTTATGGTATTAGGTGAGCCTGCAGGGCTGAGATTTAAAGTTCCATATACAATTACCTGGCCCATTGTGGTAGTGGTAAGATTGGTTGCAATAGTAATAATATCTCCAGTCAAAATAGTAACGGTATAAGAACCTGCATTCTGTCCAGGATAGACCGTAGCATTTACCCATGCAGAACCATTATAGGTTTCCCAAGATGCTATTGCAGTCCAATTGGTATTAGTCGGTGATTTTGAACGAAAATCACCAGTGACTTGACTATAGCTTATTAGAAAACTAAGAAAAAGAATAATTATTAAAAAGTATTTTTGTTTCATAATAGGCACTTATTAAAATATTCAATATTTACAGTAAATCTTTGAAGAATTGTAATGTTTACTGTACTAAGATGTTTTATATAATAGTGGTATTATTATTATTCTAAAATCAATAATTTTATTGAAGTTGAAATATTGACTCTTTTGGGGGTAAAGAGTTTGAAATTAGTAGGTTGTGTTATTTCAAATTTAACAAATTTAAATTTACTTTAACGCGTTAACTCTTTTTTTTCGATTAAAGACTTTTAACACCCGATTAAAGGGTTAATAGTTGTTATATTACTTAGTCTTTTAGACCTTTTATCTAGAAAAGGAGATTAAAGGTAAGGAAAATTATTTAAGTTTAATCAACAAAAAGTAATAAGAATCCGTTAAATGTTATAGTTTTTTTAATCCGTAAAAAGTTGATTACTAGTTTGTAAAATAAAAAAAGGTTTGTTCTGTGCTAAAGTGAGTTTCTTATTATTAATGAAGAACTATTTACAATTTGCTCCTTTTTACCATTTAAAATCATTTGGGCTAGAATTTTCCCCATTGCCTCAAAATTGGTAGAAATAGTAGTAATCCCATTTTCGACAATTTTTTTCAGAGGAGTCTCATTATAGGATACTACTCCAAAGTCTTTACCTATTAAAAAGCCCTGTGTTTTGGATTTTTCAATAACACTTACTAGGTCACGGTCATTTGGGATAACATAAACTTCACCTTTCACGATGTCTCTTTTTTTGAATTCTGTTATTACTTCGTAATCGAACTGGTAATCAGTACAAAATTTTTCAAATCCAATTTTCATTCCGACTGGTTCTCTAAAACCAGGAAAGATCATTACGAGTTTGTTGTACTTCTTTAATTTGTTTTTACCTTTTGACAGTCCGTCATAGATGTTTTTGGTGAAATTTTGATAGACGGCGGGGTAGGATTTCAGTTCTTCGTTAGTTTGATCTAAAATATAGACATCGTTAACTGGTAGGGTTTTTATAAAGGTGTGAACGTTTGGTAAACTGGTAGGCATAATGATATATTTAGTATAATTTCCATTAGCATCATTAATTAGTTTTTCAAAAACTTGGATATTAAAATGATGAAAAAAGATGTCCACTTGAACGTTTTTTCCGATATTCACCAAAATAGAATTGTATAAATCTTCCTTGAAAATATTTAATTCATCAAATAATAAAAAAATTTTTTGTTGGATGGTAACTTGGGTACTCTTTACATAGTAGCCTTTTCCTAGTATAGCGTAGATGATACCTCGTTTTTTTAGTTCGTCATAAGCCTGTAAAACGGTGTCTCTAGATAATGAAAATTCAAGGCATACTTTGTTGATAGAAGGGAGTTTATCGTCCTTTTTTAGGTTTCCGTTTTCAATTGTTTTTTCGATAGAAATAATAATCTGCTTATATTTAGGGATACCGGAATTATTTTCGATTGCTATTAGTTTCATATCAATACTTTTTTGCAATATAAAAAAAAACTGGTAGGTACTGGTGTGTAAGATTGAATTATTATCTTAAATTTGTTTTTCAGTATTTAATAAAAATAAAATGGAAATAAAACACATATCGCAATTTACGTCCAATTTCGTAATCAAATCATTTGGTTTAACTCCACAAGGACAAGTGGTTGATTCTTGTGAATTAACCAATAAAAAGGGAACTAAAATACAAGTAATAGCACTTGGAGCCACTTTAACTTCTTTACAAGTACCATTAAAAAACGGAAAAGTAGTAGATGTTGTTTTAGGTTTTGACAACTTGGAATCCTATATTAAATCCTTTGAAATAGATGGTGCTCCTTATTTTGGTGCTACCGTAGGACGTTATGCGGGTAGGATTAAAGATAGTGTTTTTGAACTAAATGGTAAAAAAATCCAATTGAGCACTAATAATTCAACGCATTCCTTACACGGCGGAATTGATAATTTTAGTAGAAAAGTTTGGACGATTAAAAATGTGAAAGCTGGTGAAAATCCATCTATTACTTTGACTTATTTAAGTCCATCTGGTGAAGAGAATTATCCAGGTGATTTGAACGTGGAACTTACTTATACTTTGACCGAAGAAAACGAATTAGTATTGGATTACACCGCTACTACAACTGAAGATACCGTAATCAATTTGACACATCATACTTATTTTAACCTTGACGGTCATGACGGTTCGGTTCTAAATCAAGAATTGCAATTGCCTTCTAATAAAACGGTGGAAATTACCAACGAAGGTGTGCCAACTGGAAAAATTATCGATGTTGCAAATACTGATTTTGATTTCACTACCACTAAATTTTGTCCTGCAAGTATTGACAATAGTTTCGTTATCGAAAATAATGAGGCCGTTGCAGCAACTTTGAAGAGCAGTAAAAATAACCTGAAAATGGAGGTAATTACTAATCAGCCTAGTGTACATATATATGTTGGTGGAAAAACAGCTACTGAATTAAAAAACAAATCAGGATTAGATTACCATTCTCAAAGTGGAATTTGTTTTGAAACTCAAAATTTCCCTGATGCACCCAATCAACCGCGGTTTCCTAATGCAGTTTTAAAGCCATTAGAAACGTACAAACAAAAAACCATTTATAAATTTCAAGAACTTTAGTTTTTGTAGTTTTATCAAATAGATTTTAAATTTTTAACTAACTTCAAATAGTACGATAATGAATGAGATTTTAATTAAAGACACTAAAGCGTTTTATCAAAAAACATTTAATGCACCCGCAGGAACGATAATTCTTTCTCCTGGAAGAATTAATATTATTGGGGAGCATATTGATTATAATGATGGATATGTTTTGCCTGCAGCGATTGATAAAATAATCTGTTTTGCTTTCGAAAAAAACAATACAAAAATTGCAAAAATTCACGCTATTGACTTAGATGAAAGTTTTGAAATTGACGTGACTTCAAAACAAGAACTTACAGATAGCGTTTGGACAAACTACCTTCGTGGTGTTTTGAATCAATTGCATCTAAAAGGGTATGCGCTTGAAGGTTTCAATTGTACTTTCAGCAGTAACATTCCATCAGGTTCTGGTTTATCTTCTTCTGCAGCTTTAGAATGTGGATTTTTATATGGAATCAATGAGTTATTTAATTTAGGTATCAAGCCAATCGATATTGCATTGATGGGACAAAGTGCTGAGCATTGGGTAGGGATCAATTGCGGTATTATGGACCAGTTTTCTAGCGTAATGGGATTAGAAGACAAGGTGATAAAAATTGACTGTAAAACTTTAGAGTACACGTATCACGATGCTAATTTTGTAGATTATTCTTTGATTTTATTTGATAGTAATGTAAAGCACTCTTTGTTTACATCTGAATACAATACGCGTCGTATAGAATGTGGTGAAGGTCTAGATATTATTAAAGCTAATTATCCAGAAATCACCAGTTTTAGAGATTGCGATGTGAATCATGTAACAAGCTTACAGTCTAAAATGACTGATAATGTGTACAGAAGAAGTTTGTATGTAGTTAAAGAAATTAAAAGAGTAATTCAAGCTTGTGTAGCACTAGATGGTGGAGATATTTTGACATTAGGGAAACTAATGTTCGAAACTCATGATGGATTATCTGTTAATTACGAAGTAAGTTGTGATGAGTTAGATTATTTAGTGGAGCTGGCAAAAGCAGAAGATACGGTAATTGGCTCAAGATTAATGGGTGGTGGTTTTGGAGGTTGCACCATTACATTGGTTAAAAAAGGAAGCGAAGAAGCTGTAAAAGCGAAATTCTCTAAGCTA from Flavobacterium ovatum carries:
- a CDS encoding GntR family transcriptional regulator — protein: MKLIAIENNSGIPKYKQIIISIEKTIENGNLKKDDKLPSINKVCLEFSLSRDTVLQAYDELKKRGIIYAILGKGYYVKSTQVTIQQKIFLLFDELNIFKEDLYNSILVNIGKNVQVDIFFHHFNIQVFEKLINDANGNYTKYIIMPTSLPNVHTFIKTLPVNDVYILDQTNEELKSYPAVYQNFTKNIYDGLSKGKNKLKKYNKLVMIFPGFREPVGMKIGFEKFCTDYQFDYEVITEFKKRDIVKGEVYVIPNDRDLVSVIEKSKTQGFLIGKDFGVVSYNETPLKKIVENGITTISTNFEAMGKILAQMILNGKKEQIVNSSSLIIRNSL
- a CDS encoding aldose epimerase family protein, with amino-acid sequence MEIKHISQFTSNFVIKSFGLTPQGQVVDSCELTNKKGTKIQVIALGATLTSLQVPLKNGKVVDVVLGFDNLESYIKSFEIDGAPYFGATVGRYAGRIKDSVFELNGKKIQLSTNNSTHSLHGGIDNFSRKVWTIKNVKAGENPSITLTYLSPSGEENYPGDLNVELTYTLTEENELVLDYTATTTEDTVINLTHHTYFNLDGHDGSVLNQELQLPSNKTVEITNEGVPTGKIIDVANTDFDFTTTKFCPASIDNSFVIENNEAVAATLKSSKNNLKMEVITNQPSVHIYVGGKTATELKNKSGLDYHSQSGICFETQNFPDAPNQPRFPNAVLKPLETYKQKTIYKFQEL
- the galK gene encoding galactokinase gives rise to the protein MNEILIKDTKAFYQKTFNAPAGTIILSPGRINIIGEHIDYNDGYVLPAAIDKIICFAFEKNNTKIAKIHAIDLDESFEIDVTSKQELTDSVWTNYLRGVLNQLHLKGYALEGFNCTFSSNIPSGSGLSSSAALECGFLYGINELFNLGIKPIDIALMGQSAEHWVGINCGIMDQFSSVMGLEDKVIKIDCKTLEYTYHDANFVDYSLILFDSNVKHSLFTSEYNTRRIECGEGLDIIKANYPEITSFRDCDVNHVTSLQSKMTDNVYRRSLYVVKEIKRVIQACVALDGGDILTLGKLMFETHDGLSVNYEVSCDELDYLVELAKAEDTVIGSRLMGGGFGGCTITLVKKGSEEAVKAKFSKLYLDKFGIELKIHDVKVSNGTSLYK